The region GAGATTTTCAAAGGAGGAGTACTTTGAAACGAAGGCGAGCTTAACCGTACCAGTTGGCCCATTTCTCTGCTTAGCCACTATGATTTCAGCTATACCCTTATTGGGATTGTCTTCGGACTTGTTATAGACCTCGTCCCTGTAAATAAAGGCAATCAGGTCTGCATCCTGCTCAATTGCACCAGACTCCCTTAGATCCGACATCTGCGGCCTTTTATTGGGCCTAGCCTCCACATTTCTATTGAGCTGGCTGAGGGCAACTACTGGAACTTGAAGTTCCTTTGCCATTGCCTTTAGAGACCTACTTATTTCGCTAATCTCCTGTTCTCTTCTCTCAGCACCAGCCCTCGAACGCATTAACTGTAGGTAGTCCACCAGCACCAGTCCAAGACCATGTTCCATCTTTAGACGTCTGGCCTTGGCCCTCATATCGGTTACGGTGATGGCAGGGGTCTCATCAATAAAAATTGGGGCATCTGAAAGGGTGTCGGCAGCAGCGGTTATCCTTGGCCAATCCTTATCAGGCAAGAACCCAGTCCTCAATTTATGGGCATCCACCTTGGCCTCTGAAGACAACATACGGAGTACCAACTGTTCACTGGCCATTTCCAGAGAAAATATAGCTACGGGTATACCATGATGTAGTGCTGCGTGTTGGGCAATATTTAGGGCCAAGGCAGTCTTTCCCATACTAGGACGCCCAGCAATTATTATCAGATCCGATGGTTGAAGTCCTGCTGTCATCTTATCGAGTTCGATAAAACCAGTTGGTACGCCAGTAATGAGTTCTTTACGATTGTAGAGGCGCTCAACCTTTTCCACAGTAGAACATAGTACCGAGGAAAGAGGGGCAAAATTTTGGCGGATTTTCGTCTGAGTTACCTCAAATATACTGGTCTCCGCAGCCTCAAGGATCTCATCTACGTCCCCTGCCTCCTCAAAACAATGATTGAGTATCTCTGAGGTCTTTTCAATTAGACGCCTAAGTACCGCCTTGTCCCTTATTATCTTTGCATAGTGGACAATATTTGGTCCCAGTGGAAGGGTATCCGTAAGTTCAGCTAAATATGCTGCCCCACCTACTTTATCTAGGAGTCGTTTGGACTTGAGATGGTTGTGGACTGTTACAATATCATGGGGTTCATTTCTCTCAAAGAGATCTAATATGGCGGAATAAATTATTCCATGAGCTTCCTTATAAAAATAATCTGGCTCAAGGATGTCCACCACCTTAAGGAGGGCCCCATCCTCCATAAGGAGTCCCCCTAGGAGGTTTCGTTCAGCCTCAATGTTCTGCGGAGGGACCCTGAGAGTGCTGGGGAGGAGGCCTTCTTTTTTTGAAAATCCCTTAACTCCCAAATCCAAAGTTGCCACTACTGTACTGGTACTACGTTTACCTTTATTGTTGCCACAACTTCTGGGCTAATCTTGACTTTAACGTCATGGGTACCAAGGCTCTTAATGGGCTCGTCAAGAATAATCTTTTTCCTGTCCACCTCATAGCCCTTTTCTTCAATAGCCTTTGCAATATCTAAATTGGTCACAGACCCATATAGCTTGTCTTCTTCACCAACTCTTACTGGAATCTCGATTGTCAACTCCTCAAGCTTAATCCTAAGAGCCTCGAACTCTTCCTTTTGCTTGGCTGCGATCTCTAGGATCTTATTGCGCTGGCGTTCCAAGGCCTTAACATTTTTTTTGTCTGCTAAAATCGCCTTTCCCTTAGGTATGAGATAGTTCCTGGCATACCCAGGTTTTACCTTAACAATGTCGCCAGCATTGCCCAAAGACTCAATACTCTCTTTTAGAATAACTTCCATATCTCATGAACCTCCTTGATTATTCTCAATGGGTATCTTTCTAAGATTTGTCCAGACATCCGTAACTCCAAGGACAGTGAGTCCAAGTAGACCATACCAAAAGCAAGATATCAATATAAAGATGCCTACCTGAATTGCCTTGTGGACCCTACGGGCCTGCAAATAAAATTTGACCATCCCAGCTCCCTGAATACAATAGAGCCCTAAGACCACGAATAGAATATTCTGGCAGACGATATTGATCATTCCTTTTAGGAATAAGGCACCAGCTCCAGCAAATATTCCCACCCATATAAACCAATCTGGGAGCCTGAACAGTTCGAATGTCGGGGTAAATACTGGGGATTGCCTCAAAAAACGTTTTGTAAACCAGTTAGCTATTATGATATTTGAATACGTTATGATAAGGATGGAAAATGCTATAACAGACGGGACAAACTTGATTAAAGTATCTGTTATTTCTTTTATCTCCTGTTCACTGAGCTTATAGGGCAAAAGCCCCTTCTCAATACCCTGTTGAAAAGGCACAAGTACCTCATCCCACGTGTTCACACTGTTTACAAGCATCCCCAAAAAAAGCATGTAAAACAGGGAGACCACTATTATGTTCAGTATGAGTACCCTTGGTATATCGAGCTCTTTTTGTATTGAGATAGTCAAAAGATAACTCATGAGCGCAATTTCAAACCCCAAAAGTGCACTATCTGTACCCTCAAAGACAGTGCCCAGGGATAAAGCCAAAAGATTCATCGACCAAAATAGCGCCATTATTTGCCACTTGGGCAATCGATTCGACAAAACGGAGATTAAGCCCGGCCCAATAAAAGCAACAGACATCCCTGGACCAGGAAACACTGCTACCAGCAGTATGCATATAAGACCCAACCCCCATGCCCAGAAACTGGCATGGGGGAGTGTCAGCCTATTTGTCAAGGGATTTACCTCAAATCTTCGATTCAATCTCCAAGAGCGTGGCCAGATGTAAAGGGCAATAGGGCCATTATTCTTGCCTGTTTTATGGCAGTTGTCAGCCTTCTCTGGTGCTTTGCACATGTGCCGGTGATCCTCCTGGGGAGGATCTTCCCTCTCTCTGTAATGAACTGCTTAAGTGTAGCATCATCTTTATAATCTATTTTGAGTTCCTTATCTGCACAAAAGCGGCAAATCTTCCTTCTTACGTAGATCCTTCTGGTCTTGTTTTGGGGTGCTGCGTCAGCCATCTTCTCTCCTCCTAATTCTCTCTGTCGCTCTGGGATTCTTCAGGGGTCCAGCCCTTCTCCTTTTTGACGGTGATAAACTTCATCACGCGTTCATCAATCCTCAAATTCCTGGTGAGCTCCTGAATAGTATCCCCTGGTGCCTCATATTCCATTAATACATAATAACCCTTAGTCTGTTTTTGCACCTTGTAGGCGAGTTTTCTAAGGGGCCAGGGATCTACCTTGAAAACCTTACCACCGTGGTCGGTGATAATCTTTTGAAGTTTTTCCGACAGGTCTTGCCTTTCCTCGTCACTCTTTTCAGGATGAACGAGGTAAAAAGTCTCATAATAGCGGTTTTCCATTTCAACCTCCTTATGGGCTTTAAAATTTTCATCCATGGCCCGCCATTTAACGCGGGCAAGGAGGAACAAGCCTTTTTATACTATTCACTTTTTAAAGTCAAGCGTGTAAGGTCTACGAAAATGCCAATCTTACACCCTTATAAGGATCCAGCTTATATATTCAACCTCCTCTGTGAGGCAGGACTAATAGAAGAGCATGAAGCTAAAAGGCTTCTAAGCTTGACACATATCCCTCTTTCCAAGGGCCTGGATCTCGTTCAATGGCTAAAAGGGTTGAAAATACCCATAAAAGGATCAGAAAAGGAAGTACTTGAAGAATCTCACATACTGGAACTCATCTCAAAAGATAGAGGGTGGCGTTTCGTAAGGCTTGATCCCATAAAGCTGGATATGGAGGTGGTAACCAAGAGCCTTCCCGCCCACTTTTGCAAAAGACGGCTCATTGTCCCAATAGCCAGGTCCCAAGGGGTAATCGAAGTGGCTGCGTACGATCCCCTTCAAAAGGACCTTCTCTTTGACATATCAAAGGCATGCCAAGAAAAGGCCACTTTTGTCGTGGCTCCCATGGAAGACATAAAGAGGGTCATAGATGAATTTTTTGAATTTAGGACCTCTATAAAAAGGGCTGAGGATCTATTAGGCACCCCAAAAGTGATTGATTTTGCCAATCTCGAGCAATTCGTAAAAATTGCCGGCACACATGATGTTTCCAAAGAAAAACACATCAATGCCGCTGTAGATCATCTTTTAAAATATGCCCTTGAGGAAAGGGCAAGTGATATCCACATGGAACCCAAAAGGGACTATGCAAGGATAAGACTGAGGATTGATGGGGTGCTCCACACTGTTCACAAGATCCCCAAGGTGGTCCATGAGGCAATAGCCACAAGAATTAAGGCATTGAGCCGTCTCGATGTAGCGGAAAAAAGGCGTCCGCAGGATGGCAGGATGAAGATCTCTTGGCAAGACTCAGAGGCAGAGATAAGGATCTCAACAGTACCTGTAGCCTTTGGAGAAAAGCTCGTACTAAGAATTCAGACCCCAGAAATTCTCTTCAGTGACCTTGAAGACCTTGGGATGGGTGAAAGGGACCTTAGGGAATACAAAAAATTTCTCATCAAAAAACACGGGATCATCTTGGTCACAGGCCCTACCGGTAGCGGAAAATCTACCACTCTTTATTCGACGTTGAGGTATTTGAACGACCCTGGGCTAAACATTGTCACAATTGAAGACCCAATCGAAATGATCTGTGAGGACTTTAATCAAATTGCGGTTCAGCCCGCAATTGGCATTACTTTTTCCTCGATCCTCAGAAATATCCTGAGACAAGATCCAGACATTGTCATGATTGGTGAAATCCGAGACAACGAAACCGCACGTTATGCCATTCAAGCTGCCCTCACAGGCCACTTAGTGCTTTCGACCCTTCATACCAATGATTCCATTGGCGCCATAACCAGGCTCCAGGATCTTGGCATCGAGCCCTATCTAATTGCCTCAACCCTTATAGGTGTAGTAGCACAAAGGCTCGTCAGAAAGATATGTCCATTTTGTAGGACAAAAGTACGGGTTGAAGGCCGCAGCTTGTCAATACTAGGCCTTACCCCCAAAGAAGACAACATATTCCTTTGGAAAGGCAAGGGCTGCTCTAAGTGCAGACATACAGGTTACCTGGGACGAATCGGCATTTATGAGGTATTTGATGTCAGCCCTAAGATATCAGAACTTATTCATAAAGGAGCAGGAGAATCCAGTATTCGCCAAGAGGCAGAACGAGGTGGAATGACACCACTTTCTTTTGATGCGGCCCAAAAGGTATTATCTGGGATAACTACTATTGATGAAGCCCTGTCTTCACACGTCAAGCTTGGTAAGGTAGATTACAAGTTCTAAAACCTAAATCATGCACGGCAAAAGGGGGCAAATCCTCCTTGCATCTTAGGCAAACTCGCCAATTGCAGGATTTAGGTAAAAAATAAGCAGGAGGGATAAATTAGACATGCATGGCAAACTTACAATAGTGGGTGCAGGGGCTGTAGGCACCAGTGCTGCACACTGGGCATTGGCCAAAAGCGTTGCAAAAGAAGTAGTTCTCATCGATGTTGTAGACGGACTTCCTCAAGGGAAGGCCCTGGACTGTGCTCAATCGTCTCCCATTGAAGGATATTCAGGGCATATCAAAGGCACCAATGACTACGAGGATACAAAAAATTCAGACTGTGTCATCATCACTGCAGGGCTAGCGAGAAAACCAGGAATGACAAGGGAGGATCTCCTAGAGAAAAACGTCCAAATCGTAAAAACAGTTACTCAAAACATAGTTGAGCACAGCCCCGAGGCCATACTAATCGTTGTCACCAATCCTATTGATGCCATGGTCTACACCGCCTTTAAGGTCTCTGGTTTTCCAAAACAGCGTGTGGTTGGAATGGCGGGTGTACTTGATTCTGCAAGATACCGTTATTTTATTGCCCAAGAACTAGGGGTTTCACCAAATGATGTAAGCGCACTTGTCATGGGCATTCATGGGGACAATATGCTTCCTTTAACCAGGCTTGCAAGCGTTGGAGGAGTCCCAGTCGAGGCACTCATCCCCAAAGATAAGTTAAACGAAATTGTCAAGCGGACACAAAACGGAGGAGGAGAGATCGTTGGCCTTCTCAAATCAGGCAGTGCCTTCACCACTCCTGGACTTGCAGCTATTGAGATGGCTGAAGCCATACTCAAGGATCAAAAAAGGGTTCTTCCCTGCGCTGCCTACCTCGAAGGAGAATTTGGTATAGATGGAGTCTTCCTTGGAGTACCAGTAGTGCTTGGACGAAACGGAGTGGAAAGAATACTTGAGTTTCCATTAACTCCTGAGGAAAAAGACGCTCTAAACCTTTCGGTTGAGGCAGTAAAGAGACAAGTGGAAAGCATTCATGGAATTTAGCTGTGCCAGATTGCAGCAACTGTATATTCTATAAGAGCTCCTCTGGCACTCTAGAAAGGCCTTGATGAGCCTACCCACTAACAAATTGAGACCGTTACTCGATAAAAAGGCCATTTTTATTGTGGCCCTGGCCCTTATAGGAATATTTCTAGTCTTCGGCATCTATTGGTTTAGGTCTCCCAAAGGGGAGCTTAAACCAATAGATCCAGTTAATTTCAAAGGAACTGTAATTGATCCTAACGACGCAAAATTATTAAAAAAAGCTTTAGAACGAAACATAAATTATCTTACCAAAATTAAAGAGACCAATGCCTCTGTCCTAAAAAGAGAGGGCTATGCCTGGAATACCCAAGATCTCATAGAGGCGGTTGATTCCTTGATAGACCACATAAGTTCAGCTGAAAAACACCACGATCTTTATGATCTAATCAAGGGAAGATTCAAGGTAATAGCAGTAAAAAGGCCTGTACTTGTGACTGGTTATTACCTTCCAGAATTCAGGGCATCTAGGGCCCCAAATGAGCAATATAATACCCCTATCTTGGGGGTACCCAAGGACCTTATAACAATCAGATTGAGGGATTTTTTCCCACACAGTCAAAACCTCAACCACTTGGTATTGAGAGGAAGAGTCGAGGGCAACCTCGTGGTTCCTTATTACCCTAGAAAAGAAATCGAATTAAAGGATGATCTTCCTGTAATTGCCTATCTCGAAGACCCTATAAAGCTTTTGATCCTACATATTCAGGGCTCTGGCATATTAAAATTTAATGACGGTTCTAGCAGCTATGTACACTATGCAGCTGACAATGGTCACCCATACAAGAGTATCGGAAAAATTTTGATAAACAGGGGCATACTAAAAAAAGAAGAGGCAGATTGGAATGGGATTGAAAAATGGTATTGGTCAAACCCCAAGAAAGCTGAACGGATCATCCATGAAAATCCCCGATACATCTTTTTTAGGGAAGAACAGGGCATAAAAGATGCTATTGGAGCGACTCATGTCCCCCTCACCGCCTATCACTCTATAGCGGTTGATCCGACAAAACTCCCTCTAGGTGGGCTATTTATACTCGATGTCAATCTCCCAGACCTAGGCAGACTCTTAACCATCGTTGTGGCCCAAGACAAAGGTGCTGCGATCAAGGGTACGCATCACATTGACCTCTTTTTGGGAAAAGGTGATGAGGCGGGGAGGATCGCAGGTAAACTCAAAAGCAATGGAAAACTTTATTGCCTTATTCCAGTTAATCCATAAAAAAAAACCCCCGCTGGTAAATTGAAGGATGGAGGTGGGTATGTTGGTCGTCTTTTTGGAGATGGTTTTAAGATACCAGCGGGGGAAACTTATTCTCCATAGCAACTGTCACAATTATATTGATCTTTCACAGATTGTCAAGATATGTTTTTATTATATTGTAATTTCCACAAGCGCTTACTGGAATATTTTTTAAAAGTACCTTGGCATTACACTGTAAGCGGTTACAAACCCTGGTGAATCGCCAATGACAGGATTTAGTTTTAAATCTAAAATAAAAATCTGAGACTATATCCAATGCACAGGATTAAAAAATATTTAATTTTTTTTATTTTTTTCTTTTGGACTCAGAACCTATGGGGAGAAGACTTAGCCCCAATTATTAAGGACTTTTCCATATCTGACAGAGATGGCACCCTCGTGGCATCCATCATGCTAAAAAATGGCATTACCAGTGAGGTAGAAAAGGCCCTAAATTCTGGAATCCCTATAAGATTTTCCTACATATTCGAACTTATAAGACCAGGCTTCCTCAGAAATCACAAGATAAAGGCAGTAAAAGAAGTACGGTCCATGACATATGATCACCTAAAACGTGAATATAGGGTACTTATAGGACCTGGGACTAGAAAAATGATAAGTGTGAAGGATATGGACCAGGCCAAGGAATTTGCTTTTAATGTGAAGGACGTAGAGATAGTGGACTTTAATACTATACCCCAAGGATGTGTATACATATTGAGAGTTAAGTGCGTAATTGACAAGGAACAAGAGGCAGAATTGCCCTTTAAACGTCTTATAGGTCTTTTCTGGAACAAGTCAATAGAAACTAAATGGTATGAAATCAGGTTTAGATATTAGTGAAATAAAAAGAAGGAAGAGGGAACGCTTCATCATAGCCATCTCTCTACTTCTTGTAATATGCCTGGGATTTATTGAATACCGGCTTATTGCAGGGAGATCATCGCTCCCACCTTCAGGTAATCTGCTTATCTTTGCCATCATTAATCTAAATATTCTCCTTATCCTTCTAATCATATATCTTACGATCAGAAATATCGTTAAGCTTGTATTTGAAGATAAGGCTCGTCTTTTTGGCGCAAAGCTCAGGACCAAGCTCGTTACTGCTTTCATCTTTCTTTCTCTCATCCCCACAGCTGTCCTCTTTATCGTCTCGATGCAATTTGTGAATACAAGCCTCAGGCTTTGGTTTGATGAGAGGATAGAGCGATCTTTAGAAGACGCCATTTTTATTGGCAGGACCTATTACGATGAAAAAGAGAACTGGTTAAGGGATGTTGCGGTAGTCCTATCAGAAAGTCTTAGTTTTAAATGCCTTAATGAAGCTTCAATACTCGATAAAAAGTGCATAAGAGAATGGCTTGAGGCCCCACAAAATATTTGGGCGGGCAGGAGCATTGAGGTAGCAAGGTCTTTACATATCATTGAAATCCTGGATCCAAAGGGCAATGTAATCTTTTCCAGGAGATCTCTTAGTCTCGTGGATCAGCTTCCAGAGTTGCCTCAAGAACAACTCAAAAAGATCCTCACCTCCAAGCAAATGGACATCTTCAGCACTGAGCTCGAGACAGGAGAACTCCTTGAGGCCATTGTCCCTTTAGGCATGGGAAAGGGCGATGAGGCCCAGGGCGCGCTGGTAGTAGGATATCTCATGCCTCAAAAGGTCTCGCACCTCCTTTCGGCTATAAAAAAGGGATACGAAGAATATCAAGCCCTTAAATTGTATAAAGATCCACTCAGAACTACTATATTAATCACACTTTTTTTGATTACGCTTCTTATCATTTTCGTGGCAGTATGGTTTGGATTTCGTCTTGCCAGGCATATTACAGAGCCTGTTCAGGCACTTGCAGAGGCAACTTATAGAATTGCCCAAGGAGATTTGGATTTCTCTCTAGAAGCACGGGGAAAGGATGAATTAAACTCTCTTGTAAGGGCATTCAATACCATGACCCAGGAACTCAAGGAGGCTAAAAGAAGGGCAGAAAAGGCCTCATTAGAGTTAAAACGCAGTTATAGAGAGCTTGAACAACGCCAGCGCTATATTGAAATAATTCTCCAAAATGTTGCAACAGGTGTAATTTCTATTGATAGGACCGGAATTGTCAGGACAATGAATAGATCAGCCGAGTTAATCCTTGGCATAAGTGCAGATGAAATCGTTGGTAAACCCTACTCGGAACTCCTTACCCCTATTCAGGCCCAAGAATTTGACCAGATCAGACGAGACCTCATCTCTTCGTCTAAAGGATTGGTTCAGCGACCAATGAGAATCAAGGTAGGAGACAAAGACATCTCCCTCATTGTTACCTTTACAGTCTTAAGGGATCAAAATGGTCGCTCCCACGGAGTGGTGGTGGTCTTTGATGACCTCACTGAGCTTGAAAAGATACAACGTATGGCTGCCTGGAGAGAGGTGGCTAGGCGCATAGCTCATGAGGTAAAAAATCCGCTTACCCCTATACAACTCAATGCACAGAGACTACAAAGAAAATACTCAGACCGATTCGATAGTGAAGAAAAGGCAGTATTCCAACGGTGTTTAAATACGATCGTCAATCAGGTAGAAGAATTAAAACGTCTGGTAAACGAATTTTCCAGTTTTGCAAGGATGCCCAGACTCAGACCCAGAGCAACTGATCTGAAGGCACTGGCAGAAGAAGTGGCTTTTATGTACAAGGAGTCACACCCCAGATGCGAATTTCAAGTCCTTGTGAAGGATGATGACCTCCCCTTAATAGAGGCTGACCCTGACCAGCTTAAAAGGGCATTGATAAATCTGGTTGAAAATGCAGTTTATGCAATGCCAGATGGCGGGACAGTTTCCATTACACTCAGTACGTCCTCTACTAACTCCCAAGCCCCTGACCATCAATCCGCATCTGAGCAGGATGAAGTGGTGATAGAAGTATCTGACACTGGACTAGGCATACCCAAGGAGGACAGATCCCGACTATTTGAACCATATTTCTCCAAAAGAAAAGGGGGAACAGGCCTAGGCCTTGCAATTGTAAACTCCATTGTCACTGATCATGGTGGCAAAATCACAGTTGAAGAAAACGTCCCTTCAGGGACAAGATTTATTATAAGACTCCCTAGAAAGGCGCCTTCAAATGGAAAAAACAGTACTAGTAGTAGATGATGAAGAGAGCATTCTCGAGTCTGTAACAGACATTTTAGAGGATGAGGGCTTTCAAGTAAGGGTGGCAAAAGATGGGAAAAACGCCCTTGCTAGTATAAGAGAGGAGATACCCAATATAGTCCTATTGGATATATGGATGCCGGGGATTGACGGAATTGAGACCTTGAGGATCATAAAAGAAGAGTGGCCCTTTATCCCTGTAGTTATCATGAGTGGACATGGGACCATTGAAACTGCGGTAAAGGCAACAAAACTCGGTGCGTACGACTTTATTGAAAAGCCCTTAAGCTACGAAGAGCTTGTAATGACTCTTCGTAATGCCCTGAGATTCCACGAACTTCAGGAAGAAAACGTACTTCTCCGCCAGATGATGGGCCATCCAAAAGAACTCACTGGCACCAGCCCTGCCATGACAGCCTTAAAAGAACAGATTAAGGTGGTGGCCCCTACAGATGCCTGGGTGCTGATACATGGTGAAAATGGTACAGGCAAGGAACTTGTGGCCCAGACCATACACAGGCTCAGCAAAAGGCGCTCAAAACCCATGATCGAAGTGAATTGTGCTGCAATCCCAGATGAACTCATCGAAAGTGAACTGTTCGGTCATGAAAAGGGTGCCTTTACTGGTGCTACTACTATGAAGAGAGGAAAATTTGACCTGGCAAATGGAGGCACTCTCTTTCTAGATGAGATCGGAGACATGAGCCTCAAGACCCAGGCAAAGATACTTAGAATCCTACAGGAACAAAGATTCGAGAGAGTGGGTGGTTCAAAGACAATTAAAGTAGACGTTCGAATACTTGCAGCCACCAATAAAGACCTTGAGAAGGAGATCGAAAAGGGAAATTTCAGAGAGGATCTCTACTACAGACTAAATGTCATTCCAATAGAAGTGCCTCCTTTAAGGAAGAGGAAGGAAGATATTCCATTATTAGTCCAGGAATTTCTTGCGGAGTTTTCCACTAAGCTTGGCATTCCCAAAAAGGAAATTGATGAAGAGGCGACCCAACTCCTACAAGAATATGACTGGCCTGGTAATGTTAGAGAACTCAGGAATTTCATAGAACGTCTTGTAATTCTGACAAAAAATCAAAACATTACAAAAAGTGATCTTCCACCGCAATTTCATAAAAGGCCAAAAGAAATAGAAAAACCACTTCCAGAATTTTTTACTTGTCAGGACTTTAAAGAGGCAAAGGCCATGTTTGAACGGGAATATCTCATTAGAAAACTCCAGGAAAACCATGGCAATATAACAAAAACCGCTGAGGCTATAGGGATTGAGCGGCGCCATCTCCACAGAAAGATGAAGGCATTGGGGATTGAATACAAGGACTAAAGTTACATTCTGCCAGCGATTGCATGGCTGCTACATGGCTACATTAAAGTGTTGAGTTTTGAGTTAAAGGAAGAAAAAACTGGTAAAGGCCAGCCTACAGGGCGCTCCAATGCGTAGAGGCTATTTTCTTATGACCTTGACCCCAAATTATGCACGGCACAAGAGGGCAAAAATGTTTTTTCTATTATATCAAGTTATTGCCTTCCCGTAAGGCGTTGCTCAACAATCACCTTTTGGGTGAAACAAAATCAGGTATTTTTTTTGCCCCTTTGTGCCGCCCTTCGGGATTGGCGATTTTGCCCAAGCTGCTTTGTTGTCGGGCACTTGAAGTACCTAAGCAAACTAGCCAATTACATAATTTGGGTTGACCAACGACTTTGACGGAGTCCTGCTGGCTGCTACATGTTTTAGGTTGGATACAAAGGAGAAAAAATATGAAGACCAGTTTGGTATTTATTGTCATAACATACATTGTTGGATCGATTCCCTTTGGGCTTTTATTTTCCAAAATTAAGGGGATAGATATCAGAAAACACGGAAGTGGGAACATCGGCGCAACAAATGTAGCAAGGGTAATAGGAAAGGGCTGGGGCCTCTTTACCCTGTTACTTGATTTTTTAAAGGGCTACCTACCTATCAAGCTTTATTTACTGTATTATGCACAGGGTCCATCAGACCCTTTACCTGGAGTGCTTGGTCTTTTTGCCGTCTGTGGCCACTGCTTTTCTATTTTTTTAAAGGGACGTGGTGGCAAAGGCGTTGCCACAGCAGCAGGGGTATTTCTGGCCTTTTCTCCAAAGGCATTTCTGGCTCCAGTATTAATATTTATAATATCCGTAAAACTAAGCGGATTTGTGTCAGTTGGTTCTCTTTTGGCATCGGCATCTGCGCCCATTTCTATGCACCTAAACGGAGCTTCCCCTTTTATTGAGCCGTTTTTATGGCTCATAGTCTTAGTTATATGGTTTCAACATAGGTCAAATATAAAGAGGCTTCTTTCAGGAAAAGAAATGAAAATTTGATGTATTTGCTCACAGGGCACCGCATCTACTGCGTTGTCGGGCGCTCGACGTACAGGAAGTACGCCTTCGCGCCCTCTGCCTTGTATCTACGGCGCCCTGCGAGCAAATACCAATCAGTACGCTACATTTTTTTTACGAAATTTACTCCGTGACCGGATACAATTTAAGTTGTATGAAATTGGAAGCAGGGAGCGACTCTTCTACCTGCCGCCTTCTACCTAATAAACATTGCACCTTGAACCTTGAACTTAGATTATGGTAAGTTTATAAAATGGGATTTTGGGGGGAAAAATGAAGATTATTGAGCCATCTTTTAAGATTCTTGACAACTATTTTGTACAAGGGAAGGTACTTGAGCAGATCGAACGCTCAGGGAGAATCTGTTATAAGAGCGAGGATAAAATCACAAAAAATTCTGCTGCTCCATTCATTAAACGCATCATCCAAAGAGGGCATGAATCTGTACTTGAAATGGCCTATTTCGTGTTCGAAGTGGAAGTGGATTCAGAAACCATCATGTATAAGTTTTTAGAAAAAAATCCGAGATTTAACCAGATAGATAAACATGGAAAAAAGAAATATCTAATGTCAGGCAATCCCAGGTCTTTTAGGGACCTCGCCAGGATTGCTCCTGAGCAAAAGGTGGTTAAATCTCTACTCCATGAACTTACTCAAAAATATCCAGTGCTTTATGAGGACCTTAGGCCAAAACATGGTTGGCTACTCCCCGACGGCGTTAGAGTTAGAATGCTCTCGCCAAAAGAAATTGATGCACTCCCCCTAG is a window of Dissulfuribacter thermophilus DNA encoding:
- a CDS encoding GspE/PulE family protein; amino-acid sequence: MPILHPYKDPAYIFNLLCEAGLIEEHEAKRLLSLTHIPLSKGLDLVQWLKGLKIPIKGSEKEVLEESHILELISKDRGWRFVRLDPIKLDMEVVTKSLPAHFCKRRLIVPIARSQGVIEVAAYDPLQKDLLFDISKACQEKATFVVAPMEDIKRVIDEFFEFRTSIKRAEDLLGTPKVIDFANLEQFVKIAGTHDVSKEKHINAAVDHLLKYALEERASDIHMEPKRDYARIRLRIDGVLHTVHKIPKVVHEAIATRIKALSRLDVAEKRRPQDGRMKISWQDSEAEIRISTVPVAFGEKLVLRIQTPEILFSDLEDLGMGERDLREYKKFLIKKHGIILVTGPTGSGKSTTLYSTLRYLNDPGLNIVTIEDPIEMICEDFNQIAVQPAIGITFSSILRNILRQDPDIVMIGEIRDNETARYAIQAALTGHLVLSTLHTNDSIGAITRLQDLGIEPYLIASTLIGVVAQRLVRKICPFCRTKVRVEGRSLSILGLTPKEDNIFLWKGKGCSKCRHTGYLGRIGIYEVFDVSPKISELIHKGAGESSIRQEAERGGMTPLSFDAAQKVLSGITTIDEALSSHVKLGKVDYKF
- the dnaB gene encoding replicative DNA helicase; its protein translation is MATLDLGVKGFSKKEGLLPSTLRVPPQNIEAERNLLGGLLMEDGALLKVVDILEPDYFYKEAHGIIYSAILDLFERNEPHDIVTVHNHLKSKRLLDKVGGAAYLAELTDTLPLGPNIVHYAKIIRDKAVLRRLIEKTSEILNHCFEEAGDVDEILEAAETSIFEVTQTKIRQNFAPLSSVLCSTVEKVERLYNRKELITGVPTGFIELDKMTAGLQPSDLIIIAGRPSMGKTALALNIAQHAALHHGIPVAIFSLEMASEQLVLRMLSSEAKVDAHKLRTGFLPDKDWPRITAAADTLSDAPIFIDETPAITVTDMRAKARRLKMEHGLGLVLVDYLQLMRSRAGAERREQEISEISRSLKAMAKELQVPVVALSQLNRNVEARPNKRPQMSDLRESGAIEQDADLIAFIYRDEVYNKSEDNPNKGIAEIIVAKQRNGPTGTVKLAFVSKYSSFENLSTRPDEF
- the rpsR gene encoding 30S ribosomal protein S18, whose protein sequence is MPERQRELGGEKMADAAPQNKTRRIYVRRKICRFCADKELKIDYKDDATLKQFITERGKILPRRITGTCAKHQRRLTTAIKQARIMALLPFTSGHALGD
- the rpsF gene encoding 30S ribosomal protein S6, whose translation is MENRYYETFYLVHPEKSDEERQDLSEKLQKIITDHGGKVFKVDPWPLRKLAYKVQKQTKGYYVLMEYEAPGDTIQELTRNLRIDERVMKFITVKKEKGWTPEESQSDREN
- the rplI gene encoding 50S ribosomal protein L9, which translates into the protein MEVILKESIESLGNAGDIVKVKPGYARNYLIPKGKAILADKKNVKALERQRNKILEIAAKQKEEFEALRIKLEELTIEIPVRVGEEDKLYGSVTNLDIAKAIEEKGYEVDRKKIILDEPIKSLGTHDVKVKISPEVVATIKVNVVPVQ
- a CDS encoding DUF2232 domain-containing protein translates to MCKAPEKADNCHKTGKNNGPIALYIWPRSWRLNRRFEVNPLTNRLTLPHASFWAWGLGLICILLVAVFPGPGMSVAFIGPGLISVLSNRLPKWQIMALFWSMNLLALSLGTVFEGTDSALLGFEIALMSYLLTISIQKELDIPRVLILNIIVVSLFYMLFLGMLVNSVNTWDEVLVPFQQGIEKGLLPYKLSEQEIKEITDTLIKFVPSVIAFSILIITYSNIIIANWFTKRFLRQSPVFTPTFELFRLPDWFIWVGIFAGAGALFLKGMINIVCQNILFVVLGLYCIQGAGMVKFYLQARRVHKAIQVGIFILISCFWYGLLGLTVLGVTDVWTNLRKIPIENNQGGS